In Legionella cincinnatiensis, the DNA window TTACTCCATCACCAGCGCCTCCGATCAATAATGCGGGCGTATTTTTTAATGTAAGTTCCGCTGTAGGTAGGGCGCGTGTACCTAATTTATCCTTTAAGCGATTAATACGTATGCCATTGAGTTTACCCATTTGATCGCGAAGTTCGAGATAAAAAAGACTTAGTCCTTTACTGCCTTCAGGAGCACCTTCGATGCGTGCAAGAGTCATAGCGATTTGTGATGTTGTTGCCGAAGTGAACCATTTGTCGCCATTAAGAAGAAAGTAAGTACCATCAGGTTTAGCAATAGTTGAAGTACCACTGACATCCGAACCTCCTGTGCGTTCCGTCATCCATTGTCCAGAAGTCCAAAATTGATTCGGGTCAGAAGTAATCAGATGAGGAAGTACGCGCTGTTTTAGTGATTCATCGGCATAAAGTTCCAATGCTCGAGCGGCGCCATCCGTCATTGCAAGAGGGCATGTATAAATGGCTGAAGAGGGGTGAAATAAATATAATTTTGCAAATTGATGAATGCGAGAGAAGGCACCATTCCGACGCTCATAGCCAATAGCAATTAATTTTTCTTCAGCCGAAATTTTGTCGAGCTCTTTCCATGCTCGAGATACTTCAATATGGTCGATACGCTTACCCCATGGATCATAGGGTATATGTTTTGGTGGAAATGCTTCTGCTTCTTGGCCCAATTGATAGATATCTTCAATGACCCGTTGACCTAAATGATGCAATTCAGGTTGAATCTCAGTAAGCATGCACGATGGAAGTTTCCACTCAAGATAAGCCTTTAATATTCGATCGTCATCGTATTGATTGCCAAGACAAGGCGGAGTTTGAAAAAAATCACTCATGGATCGCTTCCTTATGATTTTTAGTGGCTTCCTATCTTAGCTGGATTAGAAATAGTGGGCAACTAAGAAAATTTCACTTATTTTCAACAATAAAGAAAATACCTAGGGTGAGATTGATTGACAATTAAGAGAAGACTAACGTTATAATAACGCATTTTTTGGACCTCAAAATTAATATAATTGCAGCTTTGTTGAGAATAAGTAGTCAAGTTACACTATAGAATTATCTAATTAAGGTTTTTTTAGGATGAAGCAAAGATCACATAACCTTTTAACTTGGGTGCCCCATCTTTTTTTGTTTTATAAAGAAAAAGTATTTCGAAAATTATTGCCGATCTCAATCATTATTATTCTCTATGCTGTATTCATTGCTTATTTTTTTGAAAGTGCAACTCGCTATAATTTAGGTCAGTTTCATCTTATTTTTAGCTTTATTCTAACTATTATTATTAGTTTTAGAGTCAATACCAGTTATGCACGTTGGTGGGAAGGGCGAGTTTTATGGGGATCTATTGTAAATAATTGCCGTAATTTGGGTTTAAAGTTTGATGCATTTGTGGGGTTGAATCAATATCCGGATTTTTATTTATTACTCCAGAAGCTTCCTGTGGTTATTAAATCACATTTACGAAAAGAAAATAGTGGCATTCAAACAGAATTACTTTCTTTATGTATTCATGAGTTTGAAGGCAAACATCCTGTTCTTTTGATCACAAAACGCATGTATCGTATTCTTAATGAGTTGCGTCAAGAAAATAAGCTGCATCTGGAACAATATCTGGCTTTAGATGTTCATCTTGCGAACCTTATGGATATGGTAGGGGGCTGTGAGCGTATTGCTAATACTCATGTGCCTCCCGCTTTTGCTTTTTTTGTGAAACAAGCGTTGCTTTTTTACGCGCTTATGTTTCCTTTTGGTTGGATTGACACTTTTGGCTTTTTTATTATTCCAATGATGGTTATGATTGTTTACATTTTACTGGGCCTAGAAATCTTATCTGAAGAATTAGAAGATCCTTTTGGCAAAGATGATAATGATTTACCGCTTAATGCGATTGCTAAAAATATTGTGCGGAATGTAGAACAAATTGCTGAGATCGACGCGCATTGAGCACTTATGCTCTGTATCGAGTATAGGTTAAGGTAAGTTATTGAATTTTTGCTTGAAAAGCAAAGATACATGGGGTAATTTTTATGGAAATGATTGTCCCTAAATGAACCCAACTTAATACCTGAAGATTTTCCCTGGAGCTAGTATGTTTATCCGCAGGAGCAGGCTTCATCTATTATCTGGGAGATATCAGCACATCCATCATTGAGATAAGGAGGGTTAAATGATAAGTAATAACACGTTAGAGCATGAGCATTGCCATATACATCCTAACAAATGTATCTCTTGGACCGCTATTTTTGTAGGTGCATTAATAGCCCTTGGGCTTGGTCTATTGTTTGGTCTTTTAGGTGCAGTTATAGGATTAAATTCTTTGAAGACTGTAAATAGTGGTTCAATTGTATTCTCGCTTGGTGGAATGCTAGGAGTAATCGTTTGTGTTATTGTGGCTACAGCTATAAGTGGTTACATAACAGGTTATCTAGGCCGTTTGCATTGTTCCAAACACCATCATTTAGGTATTGTGTATGGCTTTATTACATGGGTTTCTTCTTTGATCTTAGGCGCTATATTACTAGGGATTTTAAGTCAAAACGTAGTAGCTTATTCAAATATTGCTCGTACTGTGGTGGCAATTCCAGTGCCCATTACACAAATTACGACCCCAGTTGGCTCGACTAAGATTTCTTCTTCAACAGAAAATGGGGAAAAAGTCACTGTTGTGGAGGTTAATGTGACTCCTGCGGATCTTGCTTCAGGTGCTTTTTTAGCCTTCTTGTTATTTTTTCTTGGAGCAATGTTTAGTTGTCTTGGTGCTCATTGGGGAATGCGTTGTCATAGAAATAAGGATAAGTAAACGATTATGCCTACATCAGAAACGATGTAGGCATAATTTGCTGCAGCTT includes these proteins:
- a CDS encoding acyl-CoA dehydrogenase family protein, giving the protein MSDFFQTPPCLGNQYDDDRILKAYLEWKLPSCMLTEIQPELHHLGQRVIEDIYQLGQEAEAFPPKHIPYDPWGKRIDHIEVSRAWKELDKISAEEKLIAIGYERRNGAFSRIHQFAKLYLFHPSSAIYTCPLAMTDGAARALELYADESLKQRVLPHLITSDPNQFWTSGQWMTERTGGSDVSGTSTIAKPDGTYFLLNGDKWFTSATTSQIAMTLARIEGAPEGSKGLSLFYLELRDQMGKLNGIRINRLKDKLGTRALPTAELTLKNTPALLIGGAGDGVKKISSLFNITRIYNACCAVGYMRRAIALARDYATKRVAFGHTLSKHGLHLETLANMQIEFTAAFHLVFHAIELLGKDESGEATPAERAVLRLLTPLVKLYSAKQAIALVSEALESFGGAGYIEDTGLPQLLRNAQVLSIWEGTTNILSLDALRAIHKENAAVAFLEDVQQRLHQIKLQDLIQSKVKVQNVAQKLQNYIHSPQINNEEQQTGARQLAYSLTQTFAASLLLEHAQWAFYKSKDSITLTTAIRWCEKNLSEPSLFSEAHRKKSLILAMDYNDF
- a CDS encoding bestrophin family protein: MKQRSHNLLTWVPHLFLFYKEKVFRKLLPISIIIILYAVFIAYFFESATRYNLGQFHLIFSFILTIIISFRVNTSYARWWEGRVLWGSIVNNCRNLGLKFDAFVGLNQYPDFYLLLQKLPVVIKSHLRKENSGIQTELLSLCIHEFEGKHPVLLITKRMYRILNELRQENKLHLEQYLALDVHLANLMDMVGGCERIANTHVPPAFAFFVKQALLFYALMFPFGWIDTFGFFIIPMMVMIVYILLGLEILSEELEDPFGKDDNDLPLNAIAKNIVRNVEQIAEIDAH